From Prosthecobacter sp., the proteins below share one genomic window:
- a CDS encoding R3H domain-containing nucleic acid-binding protein: protein MTPLEHARHILDAMLGYLGFVVQIEEDSGPDGPTLQVLTDDSDALIGRRGETLDDIQYLVNRILQRHIKDAPRIRVDVEFYRSMREDKMVARAKELGERVRATGQNADLPPMNSYYRRLIHNVFVNDPEVMSVSQDGTARFKRIVLKRRTN from the coding sequence ATGACTCCCCTCGAACACGCACGTCACATTCTCGATGCCATGCTTGGGTATCTGGGCTTTGTCGTCCAGATTGAGGAGGACAGCGGTCCCGACGGCCCCACGTTGCAGGTGCTCACCGATGACTCCGACGCGCTCATCGGACGCCGGGGCGAGACGCTGGATGACATCCAGTATCTCGTGAACCGCATTCTCCAGCGCCACATCAAGGACGCCCCGCGCATCCGTGTCGATGTGGAGTTCTACCGCTCCATGCGTGAGGACAAGATGGTCGCCCGGGCCAAGGAATTGGGCGAGCGCGTGCGCGCCACCGGCCAGAATGCCGACCTGCCGCCGATGAACAGTTACTACCGCCGCCTCATCCACAACGTCTTCGTCAACGACCCGGAGGTCATGAGCGTGAGCCAGGACGGAACCGCCCGTTTCAAGCGCATCGTGCTCAAGCGCCGCACGAACTGA
- the yidC gene encoding membrane protein insertase YidC, with product MDRKSWIIVTLCVILMGVNWHYMQENQKAAQAEAARKQQEEAAKKTAETPAVPSATAPVATTPVAPVAPVVPEETHSLTAGSVTFELTSKGGGIARAVLAGTDRVTLNKNAVEPIGALRREPAGLDAIVYKLTAKSEKSATFEGTSAEGIVVTKTYTLTEGKESDEHLIDLAITLKNTGAAQHRSEEYYLYAGASSALKHDDARYEGFFWNDAGDADYYQSDFFAKPWFSELKTEFRQSFEALRYAGVMGRFYTHIVTRTAEKDAPAKFWSSRRKLAQPIDAAHAGKTDIEDHAYDASLGLPTIDLAPGASVTENYQIYLGPKEYDRLSKIGKQRSFAMFYGWFKPISIFLSWVMRWTHDMTGNWGAAVILLTIFVRLCLWPIHAKSTGTMKRMGLLGPLMKELQEKYKDNPQQQQMEVMKLYKEYGVNPLGGCLPLFLQIPIFFGLYRVLEYAAELRGQSWLWVQDLSAADTVTQFMGFDVNPLPLIMGLTMVAQMKLTPQPQSMDKMQQRIFMLMPIFFLFICYTFAAALALYWSTQNIFSIAQTWIMKLYVPEPKLEKVTQKPVPKGPPPQNPFFNPMGHKEKKKGPKPPRLGG from the coding sequence ATGGACCGTAAAAGTTGGATCATCGTTACGCTGTGCGTCATCCTCATGGGGGTGAACTGGCACTACATGCAGGAAAACCAGAAGGCCGCGCAGGCTGAGGCCGCTCGCAAACAACAGGAGGAAGCTGCCAAAAAGACCGCGGAAACACCCGCAGTTCCATCTGCAACGGCTCCTGTTGCCACGACGCCTGTGGCGCCAGTTGCTCCCGTGGTGCCGGAAGAAACTCATTCCCTGACCGCAGGCAGTGTGACGTTCGAACTGACCTCGAAAGGTGGCGGTATTGCACGGGCGGTGCTCGCGGGAACGGATCGTGTGACACTGAACAAGAATGCGGTGGAGCCGATCGGGGCGCTGCGTCGTGAGCCTGCGGGGCTGGATGCGATCGTTTACAAGCTGACGGCGAAAAGTGAAAAGAGCGCCACTTTTGAAGGCACCAGTGCCGAGGGCATCGTGGTGACGAAGACTTACACGCTGACGGAAGGCAAGGAGAGCGACGAGCATCTGATCGACCTTGCCATCACGCTGAAAAACACCGGCGCGGCGCAGCATCGCTCCGAGGAATATTATCTCTACGCCGGGGCTTCGAGCGCCTTGAAGCACGATGACGCGCGCTACGAAGGTTTCTTCTGGAATGACGCGGGTGACGCGGACTACTACCAGTCGGACTTCTTCGCGAAGCCGTGGTTCAGCGAGCTGAAGACGGAGTTTCGGCAGTCCTTCGAAGCGCTGCGCTACGCCGGCGTGATGGGGCGCTTCTACACGCACATCGTCACGCGCACGGCGGAGAAGGACGCTCCGGCAAAATTCTGGTCGTCACGTCGCAAACTGGCACAGCCGATTGATGCGGCACATGCGGGCAAGACCGACATCGAAGACCATGCCTACGACGCCTCGCTGGGTCTGCCGACGATTGATCTGGCACCAGGAGCCTCCGTCACGGAAAATTATCAGATCTACCTTGGCCCGAAAGAGTATGACCGCCTGAGCAAGATCGGCAAGCAGCGCAGCTTTGCGATGTTCTACGGCTGGTTCAAGCCGATCAGCATCTTCCTCTCCTGGGTGATGCGCTGGACGCATGACATGACCGGCAACTGGGGCGCGGCGGTCATCTTGCTGACGATTTTTGTGCGGCTCTGCCTGTGGCCGATCCATGCGAAATCCACCGGCACGATGAAGCGCATGGGCCTGCTGGGCCCGCTGATGAAGGAGCTTCAGGAAAAGTACAAGGACAATCCGCAGCAGCAGCAGATGGAGGTGATGAAGCTCTACAAAGAGTATGGCGTGAATCCCTTGGGCGGCTGCCTGCCGCTGTTTTTGCAGATTCCCATCTTCTTCGGTCTTTATCGCGTGCTGGAATACGCCGCCGAGCTGCGCGGCCAGAGCTGGCTGTGGGTGCAGGATCTTTCCGCCGCCGACACCGTGACACAGTTCATGGGTTTCGACGTCAATCCCCTGCCGCTCATCATGGGCCTGACGATGGTGGCGCAAATGAAGCTCACACCCCAGCCGCAGAGCATGGACAAGATGCAGCAGCGCATCTTCATGCTGATGCCCATCTTCTTCCTGTTCATTTGCTACACCTTTGCCGCCGCGCTCGCGCTTTACTGGTCCACCCAGAATATTTTCAGCATCGCCCAGACCTGGATCATGAAGCTCTACGTCCCCGAGCCTAAACTCGAAAAAGTGACGCAAAAACCGGTGCCCAAGGGACCGCCGCCGCAGAATCCGTTCTTCAACCCGATGGGCCACAAGGAGAAGAAGAAAGGACCGAAACCGCCCCGCCTAGGAGGCTAG
- the yidD gene encoding membrane protein insertion efficiency factor YidD — MKWLIRIFIRGYQIFISPVIHVFGGPGSGCRFTPTCSEYFLQAVETHGALRGSWMGLCRIGRCHPWGGHGHDPVPGRQNESH; from the coding sequence ATGAAATGGCTCATCCGAATCTTCATCCGTGGCTACCAAATTTTCATTTCTCCTGTCATTCATGTCTTCGGTGGCCCAGGCTCGGGGTGTCGTTTCACGCCGACCTGCTCCGAGTATTTTCTTCAGGCAGTCGAAACGCATGGAGCCCTGCGTGGAAGCTGGATGGGCCTGTGCCGCATCGGCCGCTGCCATCCGTGGGGCGGACACGGGCATGACCCGGTGCCTGGCAGGCAAAACGAATCCCACTAG
- the rnpA gene encoding ribonuclease P protein component — MRLPSNLRMKLARDFARVKTQGSSQAGKFLVLGVLRVETLEEFQFGLITGGRLGNAVMRNRIRRLLREIVRAHRAEVVPGWQMVIIARWRAPQATLEELEKDWLRLARRMNLLKQPAVPAP; from the coding sequence ATGCGCCTTCCTTCAAACCTGCGGATGAAACTCGCGCGTGATTTCGCGCGGGTGAAGACGCAGGGCAGCAGTCAGGCCGGAAAATTTCTGGTTTTGGGCGTTTTGCGTGTGGAAACGCTGGAGGAGTTTCAGTTTGGCCTCATCACCGGGGGTAGGCTGGGAAATGCCGTGATGCGGAACCGCATCCGCCGTCTGCTGCGCGAGATTGTTCGTGCGCATCGAGCGGAAGTCGTTCCCGGCTGGCAGATGGTGATCATCGCCCGCTGGCGTGCGCCCCAGGCCACGCTGGAGGAGCTGGAAAAAGACTGGCTGCGACTGGCAAGGCGCATGAATCTGCTGAAACAGCCTGCCGTCCCCGCCCCATGA
- a CDS encoding alpha/beta hydrolase: MKSILLATLSLPAFALAAETPAALPLWPHGAPGSESRAAEPEKAEGSNVVNIHNPSITPFVPAADKSTGTAVIICPGGGHSKLCLGHEGYALAEWFRDRGIAAFVLKYRLAREKGSTYTIQDHAMADARRAIRTVRSRAAEWHIQPDRLGILGFSAGGELAAFAAMKNDPGKKDATDPIEQQSNRPDFQALIYPGTSGLFNAEKGMPPLFIAAGYSDRPDIAEGMATLYLKYKAAGVKAELHIYANAGHGFGYRPDAKPSAAAKWPERFTEWLTDSGLLK, from the coding sequence ATGAAATCCATCCTCCTCGCCACCCTTTCCCTGCCTGCCTTTGCCCTGGCCGCCGAAACACCCGCAGCCCTCCCTCTTTGGCCCCACGGTGCCCCCGGCTCCGAATCCCGCGCCGCTGAGCCGGAAAAAGCCGAAGGCAGCAACGTCGTCAACATTCACAACCCCAGCATCACCCCTTTCGTCCCCGCTGCGGACAAATCCACTGGCACCGCCGTCATCATCTGCCCCGGCGGCGGCCACTCGAAGCTCTGCCTCGGCCATGAAGGCTACGCCCTCGCCGAATGGTTCCGCGACCGTGGCATCGCCGCCTTCGTGCTGAAATACCGCCTCGCTCGCGAAAAAGGCAGCACCTACACCATTCAAGACCATGCCATGGCCGATGCCCGCCGTGCCATTCGCACGGTCCGCAGCCGCGCCGCCGAATGGCACATCCAGCCCGACCGCCTTGGCATCCTCGGCTTCTCCGCCGGGGGCGAACTCGCCGCCTTCGCCGCCATGAAGAACGATCCTGGCAAAAAAGACGCCACCGACCCCATTGAGCAACAAAGCAACCGCCCCGACTTCCAAGCCCTCATCTACCCCGGCACCTCCGGCCTCTTCAACGCCGAAAAAGGCATGCCCCCGCTCTTCATCGCCGCCGGTTACAGCGACCGCCCCGACATCGCCGAAGGCATGGCCACGCTTTATCTCAAATACAAAGCCGCCGGCGTGAAAGCCGAGCTCCACATCTACGCCAACGCCGGCCACGGTTTCGGCTACCGCCCCGACGCCAAACCCAGCGCCGCCGCGAAGTGGCCCGAGCGCTTCACCGAGTGGCTCACGGACAGCGGTCTGCTCAAATGA
- the glnD gene encoding [protein-PII] uridylyltransferase: MTEREYLRHLNNSARKFFPEEDTLPRGRAETLRQAKRFLKIKEQRIKQRHRTGSFSGVEICRMRSDVIDYLVRALWDESVATLAPTVRAKLNVSVVAHGGYGRRVMSPGSDVDLTFMFPGNSGRVSNEVAQLIRDYLLYFYDLKLKVGHGSRSVGECLTLANDNMETKTALMEARFVTGQEQAFKEFRTRFDKECMDGREKQFLKLRQLDLNTRHAKQGNTPFVQEPNVKNGCGGLRDYQNLIWMTYAKFRTLNPKDLVGLGLISKAGWKEVEQAYDFILRVRSEMHYTEKRAEDLLTLRLQGPVATNLDYRHKRILRRIEALMHDYYTATRDILQRSNEVMDRFHLQALENEGQKKRLIGFLARKRSEKQQERFDGFIRKHERVYAEEKNVFKDDPERLMRLFLQTQKRHLRLSPDLFQLIQDNFRLVDSSFRYSKANRETFEAILTNKGDAARTLRQMHRVGFLGRYMPEFGALTNLVQHEFFHLYTADEHTLRTIDKLDELSDPAMKGVELYQQLFHDLQQPYVLYLALLLHDAGRAANKKTHSDESTTMAAAVSRRLQVKGERRRLLLFLVDNHLLMYRTATTKSLDDPQVIEEFASIVRTKENLDTLLLMTYADSKGTSDKSWSGYKEASIRQLYHNTLRFMNAPADFMRNVQVPLAELRSEVARRLGSGFEAEVEAHFRHMPPSYFNFREAELIAAHLRQFRQFFEQLIREEADAGLLPVMTWEDHPDQGYSELTVVCWDRHLLLARVSGALAAENINILNADLYQRGDNLVLDIFRVCNTNFAAVSTKSARNRVEESVRQAFSGAHFDFSEAIAQKLGKSITMLDEIGDEIPQRIHVNNHLSPDQTVLELQLVDRLGLLYDIFMAIGRLGFNVTHARISTEKGVAIDSIYVQDENNHKLASRKQLDALADAVHEAVHLRLRRGSQ, encoded by the coding sequence ATGACCGAACGCGAGTACCTGCGGCACCTGAACAACAGCGCGCGGAAGTTTTTTCCCGAGGAGGACACGCTGCCGCGCGGCCGTGCCGAAACGCTGCGCCAGGCGAAACGGTTTCTAAAGATCAAGGAGCAGCGCATCAAGCAACGGCACCGCACCGGTAGCTTCAGTGGTGTGGAAATCTGCCGGATGCGCTCGGATGTGATCGATTACCTCGTGCGGGCGCTGTGGGACGAAAGCGTGGCGACACTGGCACCGACGGTGCGAGCCAAGTTGAATGTAAGCGTGGTCGCCCACGGCGGTTACGGCCGCCGCGTGATGAGCCCGGGCAGCGACGTGGACCTGACCTTCATGTTTCCCGGCAACAGCGGCCGGGTTTCCAATGAGGTCGCGCAACTGATCCGGGACTACCTGCTCTATTTTTACGATCTGAAGCTCAAGGTCGGCCATGGATCACGCAGCGTGGGCGAATGCCTCACCCTGGCGAATGATAACATGGAGACGAAGACCGCGCTGATGGAGGCGCGTTTCGTCACCGGCCAGGAACAGGCGTTCAAGGAGTTCCGCACGCGCTTTGACAAGGAATGCATGGATGGTCGTGAGAAGCAGTTTCTCAAATTGCGCCAGCTTGACCTGAACACGCGTCATGCGAAGCAGGGGAACACGCCGTTTGTGCAGGAGCCCAATGTAAAAAACGGCTGCGGCGGCCTGCGTGATTACCAGAACCTGATCTGGATGACGTATGCGAAGTTCCGCACGTTGAACCCGAAGGATCTCGTCGGCCTGGGGCTGATCTCAAAAGCGGGGTGGAAGGAGGTGGAGCAGGCCTACGACTTCATCCTGCGCGTGCGCAGTGAGATGCATTACACGGAGAAGCGCGCGGAAGACCTGCTCACCCTGCGGTTGCAAGGACCGGTGGCCACGAACCTCGACTACCGCCACAAGCGCATCCTGCGCCGCATCGAGGCGCTAATGCATGACTACTACACGGCCACCCGCGACATTTTGCAGCGCAGCAACGAGGTGATGGACCGCTTCCACCTTCAGGCACTGGAGAACGAGGGCCAGAAAAAACGCCTCATCGGCTTCCTGGCACGCAAGCGCTCGGAAAAGCAACAGGAGCGCTTCGACGGCTTCATCCGCAAGCACGAGCGCGTGTATGCGGAGGAGAAGAATGTCTTCAAAGACGACCCCGAACGGCTGATGCGGCTGTTTCTGCAAACGCAGAAGCGTCACCTGCGCCTCAGCCCCGATTTGTTCCAGCTCATCCAGGACAACTTCCGCCTCGTGGACTCCAGCTTTCGTTACAGCAAGGCGAACCGCGAGACCTTTGAGGCGATTCTCACCAACAAGGGGGATGCGGCACGCACGCTGCGGCAAATGCACCGTGTGGGTTTTCTCGGACGCTACATGCCGGAGTTTGGCGCGCTCACCAATCTCGTGCAGCACGAGTTTTTCCATCTCTACACCGCGGACGAGCACACTCTGCGCACCATCGACAAGCTCGACGAGCTGAGCGATCCGGCGATGAAGGGCGTGGAGCTTTATCAACAGCTTTTTCACGACTTGCAGCAGCCGTACGTGCTGTATCTCGCACTGCTGCTGCATGATGCCGGACGGGCGGCAAACAAGAAGACGCACAGCGATGAAAGCACGACGATGGCCGCCGCCGTGTCACGTCGCCTGCAGGTCAAAGGCGAACGCCGCAGGCTGCTGCTCTTTCTCGTCGATAATCATCTGCTGATGTACCGCACCGCCACGACGAAGAGCCTCGATGACCCGCAGGTCATCGAGGAGTTCGCCAGCATCGTGCGCACCAAGGAGAATCTCGACACGCTGCTGCTCATGACCTACGCCGACTCGAAGGGCACGAGCGACAAGAGCTGGTCCGGCTACAAGGAGGCCTCCATCCGCCAGCTCTACCATAACACCTTGCGCTTCATGAACGCCCCGGCGGATTTCATGCGCAACGTGCAGGTGCCGCTGGCGGAGCTGCGAAGCGAGGTCGCGCGCCGTCTCGGGTCCGGATTCGAGGCGGAGGTGGAGGCGCACTTCCGCCACATGCCGCCTTCATACTTCAATTTCCGCGAGGCGGAGCTCATCGCCGCGCATCTGCGCCAGTTCCGCCAGTTCTTCGAGCAGTTGATCCGCGAGGAGGCCGACGCCGGACTGCTACCGGTCATGACTTGGGAAGATCACCCGGATCAAGGTTACAGCGAGCTTACCGTCGTCTGCTGGGACCGCCACCTGCTGCTGGCACGCGTTTCCGGCGCCTTGGCTGCGGAAAACATCAACATTCTCAATGCCGACCTGTACCAGCGCGGCGACAACCTCGTGCTGGACATCTTCCGCGTGTGCAACACGAACTTCGCCGCCGTCAGCACGAAAAGCGCACGCAACCGTGTCGAAGAGTCGGTGCGCCAGGCCTTCAGCGGGGCGCACTTTGATTTCAGCGAGGCCATTGCGCAGAAGCTCGGCAAATCCATCACGATGCTTGATGAGATCGGCGATGAAATCCCGCAGCGCATCCACGTGAACAACCATCTCTCACCGGATCAAACCGTACTGGAACTCCAGCTCGTGGACCGTCTCGGCCTGCTCTATGACATCTTCATGGCCATCGGCCGACTGGGCTTCAACGTCACCCACGCGCGCATCAGCACGGAGAAGGGCGTCGCCATCGACTCCATCTACGTTCAAGACGAAAACAATCACAAGCTGGCCAGCCGCAAACAACTCGACGCGCTGGCAGACGCCGTGCATGAGGCGGTGCATCTGCGGCTGCGACGTGGATCACAATAG
- a CDS encoding adenine phosphoribosyltransferase — translation MAPDTLDRIRTTIRDVADFPQPGVLFKDITPVLADPALLAQAIDGMIESTGITQVDKVVGIDARGFIFGALIAERLGAGFIPVRKKGKLPWQTRGIDYALEYGTNAVEMHLDAIAPGETVLLADDLLATGGTAGAALHLINEAGGKVLGSTFFIELSFLNGREKLAQHGPVHALITF, via the coding sequence ATGGCTCCCGACACCCTTGACCGCATCCGCACTACGATCCGCGACGTGGCCGATTTCCCGCAACCGGGGGTTCTGTTCAAAGACATCACGCCTGTGCTGGCCGATCCGGCGCTGCTGGCGCAGGCGATCGACGGCATGATCGAATCCACCGGCATCACGCAGGTGGACAAGGTTGTCGGCATCGACGCCCGCGGCTTCATCTTCGGGGCGCTGATCGCCGAGCGCCTCGGCGCGGGCTTCATCCCGGTGCGCAAGAAGGGCAAGCTGCCGTGGCAGACGCGTGGCATCGACTACGCGCTCGAGTACGGCACTAACGCGGTGGAAATGCATCTGGATGCCATCGCTCCAGGCGAAACGGTGCTCCTGGCGGACGATCTGCTGGCCACGGGTGGTACCGCAGGCGCGGCGCTGCATCTGATCAACGAAGCGGGCGGCAAGGTGCTGGGCAGCACGTTTTTCATCGAGCTGTCGTTCTTGAACGGCCGCGAGAAACTGGCGCAACACGGCCCGGTGCATGCGCTGATCACTTTCTGA
- the ccsA gene encoding cytochrome c biogenesis protein CcsA — protein MTFTQLLLTAATLTFVSAVVQALLALKSGAWKQGRAQLMLMALGFALQTGFIYFRGQEVGQCPMKSLSDILVFIAWSIVLLYFLVGSAFRLSLLGVFTAPLVSIMQIMALVGGFAPYKPKGQINALVELHAAVALIAYAAFALACITGVMYLVQERMLKRHQIGGLFYQLPPIQGLASAIQRLVRLGLLLLSIALGISFALHTSVSNPKLVFSWVVWALYAVISILMWKHFTSPRKTAWLAVIGFILPFISLWIVTHA, from the coding sequence ATGACGTTCACACAACTGCTCCTAACCGCCGCCACGCTCACTTTTGTGAGCGCGGTCGTGCAGGCCTTGCTGGCGCTGAAATCCGGCGCCTGGAAGCAGGGGCGGGCGCAGTTGATGCTCATGGCGCTCGGGTTTGCGCTGCAAACCGGCTTCATCTACTTCCGTGGCCAGGAAGTGGGCCAGTGCCCGATGAAAAGCCTGTCGGACATCCTCGTCTTCATCGCCTGGAGCATCGTTCTTCTCTATTTCCTCGTCGGTTCGGCGTTCCGGCTGTCGTTGCTCGGCGTTTTCACAGCGCCGCTGGTCAGCATCATGCAAATCATGGCCTTGGTGGGTGGTTTCGCCCCCTACAAGCCGAAGGGGCAGATCAACGCGCTCGTCGAGCTGCACGCCGCCGTGGCTTTGATCGCGTATGCGGCCTTCGCTTTGGCCTGCATCACCGGGGTGATGTATTTGGTTCAAGAGCGCATGCTCAAGCGTCATCAGATCGGCGGACTGTTTTATCAACTGCCGCCGATCCAGGGCCTGGCGAGCGCGATTCAGCGGCTGGTGCGGCTCGGCTTGCTGCTGCTGAGCATCGCGCTGGGCATTTCCTTTGCGCTGCACACGTCGGTGTCGAATCCGAAGCTCGTCTTTTCGTGGGTCGTCTGGGCCTTGTATGCGGTCATCAGCATCCTCATGTGGAAGCACTTCACCTCGCCGCGCAAAACCGCGTGGCTGGCCGTCATCGGCTTCATCCTGCCCTTCATTTCCCTGTGGATCGTGACGCATGCTTGA
- the hemA gene encoding glutamyl-tRNA reductase → MLEPTDNRSGLVCVGLNYKTTPVEVRERLAFPEAQVPQAVQQVRGLPGFEESVVLSTCNRVELYAAHSLPGGDHGHAALRDYLVAHFELQPEHAEALVLYNLDSAEAARHLFRVVSGLDSMVLGETEIFGQVKAAYKTALDTGATGKTLNKLFQQAFTVGKKVRNETTIQRGSTSVGSVAVDLAEKVHDLKQCRVMLVGAGEMSRTCAQSLLSRGAKSIIVSNRSYDKAVELATEMKGVAMKFDEWEHALHEVDVIISSTSAPHFVIKPEQIEQVMRKRRWDPLLLIDIAVPRDVDPAVNEIEGVYLYDIDALQAIADEGRRERERQLIACERIIEEQLEKFGFLKPPGQPQHGFIVS, encoded by the coding sequence ATGCTTGAGCCGACCGACAACCGCAGCGGCCTCGTTTGTGTGGGCCTGAACTACAAAACCACGCCCGTCGAGGTGCGTGAGCGTCTCGCCTTTCCCGAGGCGCAGGTGCCGCAGGCCGTGCAGCAGGTGCGCGGCCTGCCCGGTTTTGAGGAAAGCGTCGTGCTCAGCACTTGCAACCGCGTCGAGCTCTACGCCGCGCATTCGCTGCCCGGCGGTGACCACGGGCATGCCGCGCTACGGGATTACCTCGTCGCGCATTTCGAGCTCCAGCCCGAGCACGCCGAGGCTCTCGTGCTCTACAATCTCGACTCCGCCGAGGCTGCGCGGCATCTCTTCCGCGTCGTCAGTGGGCTCGATTCCATGGTGCTCGGCGAGACCGAAATCTTCGGTCAGGTCAAAGCGGCCTACAAAACCGCGCTCGACACCGGCGCGACCGGCAAAACGCTCAACAAGCTCTTCCAGCAGGCCTTCACCGTCGGTAAAAAGGTGCGCAACGAGACCACCATCCAGCGCGGCTCGACCAGCGTCGGCAGCGTCGCGGTCGATCTCGCTGAAAAAGTCCACGACCTGAAGCAATGCCGCGTCATGCTCGTCGGCGCGGGTGAGATGAGCCGCACCTGCGCGCAGAGCCTGCTCTCACGCGGTGCCAAGAGCATCATCGTCTCCAACCGCAGCTACGACAAGGCTGTGGAGCTCGCCACCGAGATGAAGGGCGTCGCGATGAAGTTCGACGAGTGGGAACACGCGCTGCATGAGGTCGATGTCATCATCTCCAGCACCAGCGCTCCGCATTTCGTCATCAAACCGGAGCAGATCGAGCAGGTGATGCGCAAGCGCCGCTGGGATCCGCTGCTGCTCATCGACATCGCCGTGCCGCGCGACGTCGATCCCGCCGTGAACGAGATCGAAGGCGTCTATCTCTACGACATCGATGCCTTGCAGGCCATCGCCGACGAAGGCCGCCGCGAACGCGAGCGCCAGCTCATCGCCTGCGAGCGTATCATTGAGGAGCAGCTCGAAAAATTCGGTTTCCTCAAGCCTCCCGGCCAACCTCAGCACGGATTCATCGTTTCATGA
- the hemC gene encoding hydroxymethylbilane synthase: MSIEKITLGTRGSELALTQTNMVTAELQTAFPHLRIERQIIQTSGDKRQDLRFSEFSDVAQVDKGIFIKELEIALESSQIDAAVHSLKDVPSDLAAGFTIAAVLPRAAIEDVLVSAQPYTLETLPQGARVGTSSVRRAAQLKFLRPDVQIVEIRGNVPTRVKKVLGDQPLDAVLLAAAGLLRLGLLNANLSRIHIDTHTLYGLVLDPVTFLPAAGQGAIAIECRAGDEATIHAIRSLNHAETESRVTAEREFLKILGAGCQTPVGAHTWIKDGQLHMAVRVFNEADLSAQPVEREAHRPVHEAQQLAADLAAML, encoded by the coding sequence ATGAGCATCGAAAAAATCACTCTAGGCACCCGCGGCAGCGAACTGGCTCTCACGCAGACGAACATGGTCACGGCGGAGCTGCAAACCGCGTTTCCGCACCTGCGCATCGAGCGCCAGATCATTCAAACCAGCGGTGACAAGCGCCAGGACCTGCGCTTCTCCGAATTCAGTGATGTGGCGCAGGTGGACAAGGGCATCTTCATCAAGGAGCTCGAAATCGCCCTCGAAAGCAGCCAGATCGACGCCGCCGTGCACAGCCTGAAAGACGTGCCGAGCGATCTCGCCGCCGGATTTACCATCGCTGCCGTCCTGCCGCGTGCCGCCATTGAGGACGTGCTCGTCAGCGCGCAGCCCTACACACTAGAAACGCTGCCGCAGGGTGCCCGCGTCGGCACCAGCAGCGTGCGTCGTGCTGCGCAGCTCAAGTTTCTGCGTCCTGATGTGCAGATTGTCGAGATTCGCGGCAACGTGCCCACGCGCGTGAAAAAAGTGCTCGGCGATCAGCCGCTGGATGCCGTTCTGCTCGCTGCCGCCGGTTTGCTGCGCCTCGGTCTGCTGAACGCGAACCTCAGCCGCATTCACATCGACACACACACGCTTTACGGCCTCGTGCTTGATCCCGTGACGTTTCTTCCCGCCGCCGGGCAGGGTGCCATCGCGATTGAATGCCGCGCAGGCGATGAAGCGACGATTCACGCGATTCGCTCCCTCAATCACGCCGAAACCGAGTCACGTGTCACCGCCGAGCGTGAATTCTTGAAAATCCTTGGGGCTGGCTGCCAGACACCCGTGGGCGCGCACACTTGGATCAAAGACGGCCAGCTTCACATGGCCGTGCGTGTCTTCAATGAAGCCGATCTCTCCGCCCAGCCCGTCGAACGCGAGGCGCATCGCCCGGTTCATGAGGCACAGCAGCTTGCGGCGGATCTGGCAGCGATGCTGTGA